The DNA region CAACGCCGCCGGCAACGCCCAAGCCTTCTTCCGCGACCTCGTCACCCAGGAACTCGCCAAGTCCGCCCCCGCCGGCCGCTAAGCCCGCCCGGGAGCGCCGGCCTCTGGCCGGCTCCAAATCCCTCCCCATCCCCCTAGTCTTAGGCCCGACACCCGTCGGGCCTTTTTCTTTCCCCAGTTCCGCCCTTCCGCGCCACCGCGATCCCTCCCATCGGACATCCGTGTATTCTGTGTCATCTGTGGTTAAAAATTCCGCTCCGAAATCCGCCCCCCTATAAAAACCCACGCCTGCGTTCGTTCCAACGCCCAATTACCAACGACAAACTACCTTCGTCGCCCTCTTCGGCCTTCAACCTTCGGATTTCCCCAACACCCGCCACTGGTCACTGGTCATTCGGGCAGCGCCCCCCGCGCTGCCCGTAACTTTCCCGCCCATCGCCCGTCATTCCCCCGTGCAACCACCCGCCCTCCAGCGCGCTTGCCACCCAGTCCATCTCGCTCGCAACTTTTTCTCCGCCTTCGTGTTCATACGTTTGTCCGCCCACACGCCACCGCCGTCCCTTTCCATGCGCCTCCGCCTCCTCCTCGCCGCCTCCCTCGCCACCGCCGCGCTCCGCGCCCAGACGCCCGACACCACCGGCACCACTCCCGTCGCACCCGCTCCGGCCACTGTCCCCAGCACCGTCCCCGCCACCCCGTCGGTCCGCCCCCTCACCCTCGACGAAGCCGTCGCCCTCGCCCTCGATAAAAACTTCGACCTCAAGATCCAGCGCCTCGCTACCGACAGCGCCGGCGACTCCCTCATCATAGCCGAGTCCGCCTACGATCCCACCCTCAGCCTCACCACAGCCCGCTCCTACAGCCAGTCCATCGACGGCGTCACCAGTCAGAGCGGCTTGGATACACGCATCGGCGCCTCCCAAAAAATCGCCACCGGCGCCACCATCAGCGGCAGCGGCAGCCTCGACCGCTCCTCCTCCCGCCCATCGCTCTCCTCCAGCCTCAATCCCGTCTTCAACAGCGACGTCTCCCTCTCCGTCCGCCAGCCCCTGCTCCGCGGCTTCGGCACCACCGTCAACCGCGCCGCTATCAACCGCGCGAAGCTCGGCGTCTCCATCGCCAACCTCGACCTCAAAGACTCCGTCCTCGCCACCATCCGCAGCGTCGAGTCCGCCTATTACACCCTCGCCTTCGCCCGCGCCCAGCTCGACGTCCGCCGCTTCTCCCTCGAAGTCGCCGAAAAACTCGTCTCCGAAAACCGAACCCGCGTCTCCGTCGGGTCCGCCATCGACCTCGACGTCCTTCAATCCGAAGTCGGTGTCGCCAACGCCCGCCGCGCCCTGCTCCAAGCCGAGCAAACCGCCCGCAACGCCGAGGACAACCTCGTCGCCCTCATCAACCCTTTCCAATTCGCCGTCACCCCCGGCCCCGTCGTCCTCCCCGAACTCGGCGCCATCACCGTCTCCTTCGATCGCTCCTATAAACTCGCCCGCGATCAGGCCCCCGACCTCGCCTCCACCCAGCTCTCCATCGAACAACTCAAACTCGATGCCGCCGTCGCCAAGAAAAACCAGCTCCCCACCCTCGATGTCGGCGCCGCCTTCGGCTACAACGCCCGCAAAAACAACGCCGGCGAAGCCGCCTCCGACGTCTGGGGCTCCGACGGTCACAACTGGCAGCTCGACGCCACCGTGAGCCTCCCGTGGGGCCTCCGCGCCGACAAAGCCCGCCACCGCCAGGCCCTCAGCACCCTCAACCGCGAACAGCTCCGCCTCCAGCAGCTCGACCAAAGCATCCTCGTCCAAGTCCGCTCCGCCATCCGCGCCGTCGAGACCAACGACGAAAGCGTCCGTATTGCCGCCTTGGCGACGAAGCTCAGCGAAGAACAATTCGAAGCCGAAAACGCCCGCAACCAAAACGGCCGATCCACCTTCCGCGCCGTGCAGGAAGCCAAGGAAGACCTCGACACCGCCCGCATCAGCGAACTCCAGGCCCGCCTCGCCCTCACCAACGCCCTCGCCGACCTCTCCCGCCTAGAAGCCAGCTCCCTCACCCGCTACCGCATCAACCTCGATCAATAAGGTGGAACGCGCCGTCCCGACGCGTTGAGCCCCATCGCCCGCGCTTCCACCTCTCTCGCCTGCCCGCGTCGCAAAGCCCGTCTCCCCACCCACGCCCCCATGTAGTCGCGAGCGGCCTCCGAAAAAACCGCCTCGTCCTTCTTTCTCTTACTCTTTCTCCATTCCCCCGGCCCGACCTCACCCGTCGGGCCTTTTTCGCGCCCTCTCGCTTCATAAGACACACATTCTCTCCACCTCCGCGCTCTCCTCCAAAAAATACGGCCCTCTCCGTCCCGAAATTCCGCCTCCGACATCCGTCCCCATCTGTGCAATCTGTGGTTAAAGAAATCCCCTTCAACCGCCCCCTCGACTCCCTCCCCTCGGTGACTCCTCCGTGCCCTCTGTGTAACCCTCCGTCTTCCCGTCCATCCATCGTCGTCTCCGCATTCCCTCCTACGAATCCTCCGCCATCCGTGCCCTCCGTGTAATCCGTGGTTAAAAACTCCTCCCCTCCGATCCCATCACCCAAACAAATCCTCCACCGTCGCCTTCCCCGCCTCCACCACCCGGTGCTCCGGCAACTGCGTCCGAAACCACGTCCGCTGCTTCTTCACCAGCGCCCGCGTATTCTTCGCAATCTCCGCGACCAGGTCCTCCCGCTTTAATTTCCCATCCAGAAACGCCAGCGTCTCCCGGTACCCGATCGACCCCGCCGCGCTAGGATTTTTCTCCAGCCCTTCTCCACGCAACCGCGCCACTTCCTCCACCAAACCCTCCCGCACCATCGCCTCAACGCGCCCAGTGATCCGCGACTCCAGCTCCGCCCCTTCGCGATCCAGCCGCGTCAGCTTCACCGAAAAATCCGCGAACGGTCCCGGCTTCGCCGCGAACTCCTCGCCCAGCGCCTTCAACGTCTTCCCCGACGCCACGCACCGCTCCAACGCCCGCGTCACCCGCCGCGGATTCGCCGTATCCAGATTCCCCAGCCCGCCCGCATTGAGCGCCCACAGCTCCGCCACCAGCGCATCCAGCCCGCGGCTCTCCAGTTTTGCGCCGATCTCCGCACGCAGCTCCTCCGGCACCGCCACATCATCCGCCACCGGCCCGAAAAACGCCTTCAGATAAAATCCGCTCCCGCCCGCCACCAGCACTCGCTTCCCGCGCGCCACGATGTCGTCCACCGCCGCCCGCGCCTGCTTCACATACACCGTCACATCCATCCGCTCCGCCACGTCGCACACATCGATGAGATGATGCCTCACCCGCGCCAGTTCCGCCTTCGTCGGCTTGGCCGTCCCGATATCCAGCCCGCGATAAAACAACAGCGAGTCGCACGACACGATCTCCGCGTTATTCACTTCCGCCCAACGCAACGACAGCTCGGTTTTCCCGACAGCCGTCGGCCCGGTGATGACGTGAAGAACATTTTCTGCGCGCGAACTCATGCTGGAAGCCCCACACTCTGCCCATGAAATTCCCCCCGGCCAAGCTCCTCCTCTCCCTTTCCTTCATCCCGCTTCTCTTCACGTCCCTCGCCGCCGACACCCCTTCGCAACCACCCCCGCGCCACTCCGACGATTTCCGCTCCGGCCTCGAAAAAAACTGGATCGTCGAACAACAACCCGGCGGCCGCGTCACCGCCGAAAACGGCCTCCTCACCATCGCCGACGAGTCCGGCGCCACTGTCTGGCTCCGCTCCAAACTCCGCGCCCCCGTCACCATCCGCTACGAAGCTACGATGAGCCCCGACGCCCGCGTCTCCGACCTCAACTGCTTCTGGATGGCCTCCGATCCCGCCCACCCCGACGACCTTTTCTTCAGCGGCCACAAACGCACCGGCGCCTTTGCCACCTACGACTCCCTCCGCACCTACTACGTCGGCTACGGCGGCAACACCAACACCACCACCCGCTTCCGCCGCTACGACGGCTCCGGCGCCCGCCCGCTCCTCCCCGAGCACGATCTCACCGACAAAAAATTCCTCCTCGAACCCGGCCGCACCTATCGCATCGAACTCCGCGCCCGCGACGGCCTTGTCGAATTCCTCCGCGACGGCGAAGTCATCTTCACCTACCGCGACCCCGCCCCGCTCACCGAAGGCTGGTTCGGCTTCCGCACCGTGAAGTCCAAAATTCAAATCCAAAACTTCCGCATCGACTGATTCCCCGTAGTCGTGAGCGCGCAGCGAGCGGTCCGCACCCCGGACCGGCACTTAGCCAGTGCCGCCCCCACCGCCACCCGCTTTTTCCCCCCTCCGAAATCCTCTTAATCCCGTTAATCCTGTCCAAAAATTCCGACGTCTCCCCCCCCGCCCGCCCGCGCTTTGTTACGCCCGCGCAACATCTCGCCCCACCGCCCACTTCCCCGTTGCGCCACTCGCCCGCCTAGCCCACGCCCTCCCATCAACGTAACTCGCGCCGCGCTCTCACACCGCACCCGCTCCCGTTGAAACTCGCCCTCGTCACCGAAACCTTCCCGCCCGAGATCAATGGCGTCGCCATGACGCTGAGCCATCTCGTCGAAGGTCTCGCCCACCGCGGCCACCACGTCACCGTCCTCCGCCCACGCCAGGGCCCCTCCGACCACGAGCGCATCGACGGACTCTACCGCGAACACCTTTTCCGCTCCGTCCCCATTCCCGGCTACGCCTTCCTCCGTCTCGGCCTCCCCGCCCGCGGTCAGCTCATCCGCCTCTGGCGCACCGAGCGCCCCGACCTCGTCCACATCGCCACCGAAGGCCCGCTCGGTTACTCCGCGCTCCTCGCCGCCCGCAAACTCGGCCTCCCCGTCACCTCCAGTTTCCACACCAATTTCCACAGCTACAGCCGCCACTACGGCTTCGCCTTTCTCACCCGCCCCGCGCTCGCCTACCTTCGCCACTTCCATAACCGCACGCGCATCACGCTTTCGCCCACCGTCGAGCTCAACGACGAGCTCACCCGCGACGGCTTCCGCGACATGCGCCTTATGTCCCGCGGCGTGAACACCCGCGTATTCAACCCCCAACTCCGCTCCGAGTCACTCCGCGCCTCCCTCGGCGCCGCGCCCAACGACCTCCTCATCGTCCACGTCAGCCGCCTCGCCGCCGAAAAAAACTACCCGCTCCTCTTCGAGTCTTACGCCGCCATCCGTGCCACGCGCCCCGACGCGAAACTCGTCATCGTCTCCGACGGCCCGCTCCGCAAAAAACTTTCCCGCCAGCACCCCTCCGTCCGCTTCACCGGCTTCCTCTCCCGCGATCTCCTAGCCGCCCATTACGCCGCCGCCGACCTCTTCCTCTACCCGAGCCTCACCGAAACCTTCGGCAACGTCACCACCGAGTCCATGGCCAGCGGCCTCCCCGTCGTCGCCTTCAACTACGCCGCCGCCGCCCGCTTCATCCGCCACGGCGAAAACGGCTGGCTCGTCCCCTTCGGCGACCGCGCCGCCTTCATCGCCGCCGCCACCCAGGTCGCTTCCGACGCCTCTCTCCGCGCCCGCCTCGGCCCGGCCGCCCGCCAGACCGCCGAACGCATTTCCTGGGACTTCGTCCTCGACCACCTCGAACGCGATTTCGCCTCCGTCCTCGCCACCCACAAAAACAATTCCGCCATTCCCTCCGCGCCCATTCCGGCTATCCTGCCTCCCACCCCTCGTTGAAAACGCGCTTCATCTACAACCCGAAGTCAGGCCACAACGCCAAGAGCCCGCATCTGCTGGAACGCGCCCGTCTCTTCATCGCCCAGCACAAACTCGACGCCGACGTCGTTCTCACCGAGCGCACCCGCCACGCCACCGAACTCGCCCGCCGTGCCGTCGATGATGGCTGCGAACTCATCGTCGCCATCGGCGGCGACGGCACGATGAACGAGGTCGCCGCCGCCCTCATCGACTCCCCCGCCGCCCTCGGCCTCATCCCCTGCGGCTCCGGCAACGGACTCGGCCGCCACCTCGGCATCCCCGGCCCCGGCAAAGGTGCCTTCCGCAATCTCCTCAACGGCGATATCCGCACCATCGATACCGGCCTCGCCAACGGCATCCCCTTCTTCAACGCGATGGGCGTCGGCTTCGACGCCGAGATCAGCCACCGCTTCAACCGCCTCACCCACCGCGGCCTCCCCGCCTACGTACACACCACCTTCGGCACA from Nibricoccus aquaticus includes:
- a CDS encoding diacylglycerol/lipid kinase family protein, with the protein product MKTRFIYNPKSGHNAKSPHLLERARLFIAQHKLDADVVLTERTRHATELARRAVDDGCELIVAIGGDGTMNEVAAALIDSPAALGLIPCGSGNGLGRHLGIPGPGKGAFRNLLNGDIRTIDTGLANGIPFFNAMGVGFDAEISHRFNRLTHRGLPAYVHTTFGTLFRFRPQKYTIRSGDMSITTSAFIISVANSDQYGNDCFIAPGASVDDGRLNITVMKSIHLFNALPIALRLFTKRIDGSASVQRLLGPSFSIERPVPGLLHTDGETHETAALIEVTVRPRSLRIMVPHREAAAA
- the miaA gene encoding tRNA (adenosine(37)-N6)-dimethylallyltransferase MiaA encodes the protein MSSRAENVLHVITGPTAVGKTELSLRWAEVNNAEIVSCDSLLFYRGLDIGTAKPTKAELARVRHHLIDVCDVAERMDVTVYVKQARAAVDDIVARGKRVLVAGGSGFYLKAFFGPVADDVAVPEELRAEIGAKLESRGLDALVAELWALNAGGLGNLDTANPRRVTRALERCVASGKTLKALGEEFAAKPGPFADFSVKLTRLDREGAELESRITGRVEAMVREGLVEEVARLRGEGLEKNPSAAGSIGYRETLAFLDGKLKREDLVAEIAKNTRALVKKQRTWFRTQLPEHRVVEAGKATVEDLFG
- a CDS encoding DUF6250 domain-containing protein, with amino-acid sequence MKFPPAKLLLSLSFIPLLFTSLAADTPSQPPPRHSDDFRSGLEKNWIVEQQPGGRVTAENGLLTIADESGATVWLRSKLRAPVTIRYEATMSPDARVSDLNCFWMASDPAHPDDLFFSGHKRTGAFATYDSLRTYYVGYGGNTNTTTRFRRYDGSGARPLLPEHDLTDKKFLLEPGRTYRIELRARDGLVEFLRDGEVIFTYRDPAPLTEGWFGFRTVKSKIQIQNFRID
- a CDS encoding glycosyltransferase family 4 protein: MKLALVTETFPPEINGVAMTLSHLVEGLAHRGHHVTVLRPRQGPSDHERIDGLYREHLFRSVPIPGYAFLRLGLPARGQLIRLWRTERPDLVHIATEGPLGYSALLAARKLGLPVTSSFHTNFHSYSRHYGFAFLTRPALAYLRHFHNRTRITLSPTVELNDELTRDGFRDMRLMSRGVNTRVFNPQLRSESLRASLGAAPNDLLIVHVSRLAAEKNYPLLFESYAAIRATRPDAKLVIVSDGPLRKKLSRQHPSVRFTGFLSRDLLAAHYAAADLFLYPSLTETFGNVTTESMASGLPVVAFNYAAAARFIRHGENGWLVPFGDRAAFIAAATQVASDASLRARLGPAARQTAERISWDFVLDHLERDFASVLATHKNNSAIPSAPIPAILPPTPR
- a CDS encoding TolC family protein: MRLRLLLAASLATAALRAQTPDTTGTTPVAPAPATVPSTVPATPSVRPLTLDEAVALALDKNFDLKIQRLATDSAGDSLIIAESAYDPTLSLTTARSYSQSIDGVTSQSGLDTRIGASQKIATGATISGSGSLDRSSSRPSLSSSLNPVFNSDVSLSVRQPLLRGFGTTVNRAAINRAKLGVSIANLDLKDSVLATIRSVESAYYTLAFARAQLDVRRFSLEVAEKLVSENRTRVSVGSAIDLDVLQSEVGVANARRALLQAEQTARNAEDNLVALINPFQFAVTPGPVVLPELGAITVSFDRSYKLARDQAPDLASTQLSIEQLKLDAAVAKKNQLPTLDVGAAFGYNARKNNAGEAASDVWGSDGHNWQLDATVSLPWGLRADKARHRQALSTLNREQLRLQQLDQSILVQVRSAIRAVETNDESVRIAALATKLSEEQFEAENARNQNGRSTFRAVQEAKEDLDTARISELQARLALTNALADLSRLEASSLTRYRINLDQ